One Arachis hypogaea cultivar Tifrunner chromosome 2, arahy.Tifrunner.gnm2.J5K5, whole genome shotgun sequence genomic window, ttatttttaacatatatatttaaaataaatttagatatagtatatattattatttattaaaacaaaaatattttaaatacttgatataattaaaataagacattaaaaataattaaaaattttaatttatattttaatatcaataaaatattaaaatatcattacgatttatctaaaaaatagtttatattttatatgtatgcgtatcacgtgtcatgtaaaattttaaaattcgcgtgttgGCGTGTCCCATGTCGTGTTGTGTCccgtgtccgtgcatcatagatCATCAATGTATTTGTGTgttaatatatgtataatttaatttattttcaatgtgaatttgtattctaacatgtattttatactaataattgatttttatggttaattttagtatacatgtAGTATAgtcgtaaaaaaaattataacaaaaataagttaataaaaatttagtatatcatctaaaaattgaaaattgtACGTATACTATGTTCAAAATTTAAAAGctagatatttaaattttatattgactaaatttttattatttaattttctcatatttactatatatattatacaaTATTAATAAAgaggattttagaatttaatcactttttggtgtctagctttaattttaaaaataatattctattttttaaaaacacAACAGTTATTtgatatcttttcctttttttttatttaacttttttcaGTTGTATACAACAACATAAATTTCAAAACTTGTCTATTGAATAATGATGAGCttcaaaaagtaaaataaaataaaacgaaaTGAATTGACATATAGGTGCGACATTATAAACTGGACAAGAGGGCAACAATAATGTCAAAAATTATATATTGACATTTAAcggtatataaaaattaaactattcTCTCATCCAAATATCCAATTGTTTAGTTTGGataatgatttaaaaaaatttacgtcTATATCAGACTTGCAAGCTGTGTGACTTGAGATTATTTAATTTGGCATCAGTGATAAAGGATTATATAACTGAGATGAAATATGATGAGAAAAAATACAATTATTGAACAAACAAATACTTTGCTCCTATATGTGATGTTtagtttgataataataataacaatttccttacgttatcaataacatttttattaatttctgttaattcttatttatgactatatttaataaaaatatctttgtaaatatatctaataaaaatatctttttttatagtttaatctaataaaaatatctttataaatatattttttaaatatattttttatacatatatttaaaagataataattaattattatatattaacaataaattaatagataatatattaatattttatactttttctaataataaatcAATCAATCCCtcatattctcatttttttttgttacaaaacatggaTGATGGGGCAATGAATTAAAGAAGCTACTACCGGTGCACTCATCACACATGCAATGTGAAGAAACAAGTTCAAAGGTTATCCAAAGACACAAGCATAGTGGTGACAACTTATGAGGGAATTCATAATCACCCATGTGAGAAGCTCATGGAAACCCTAACTCCTCTTCTCAAGCAAATGCAATTTCTAGCTAGCTTCTAATTATAAAGTATAAAGTTCTAACGGTGACATTACTGAAGCTTCTCTATATCTGCTTAGCAACATGCACATGTaataataacttaattatttttaatttatatatatgtatatctaAATCCCTAATTATGTAATTTTCCAACATTAAGTACAAATTATACACATTACAagttaatttttatactttttattatgTACCCCAGCCCTTGAATACAATTAATGTTATTGAAACTCTATGTACACAAAATGTTTATTGTTACTTATTTGATAATTttcaacttatatatatatatatatatatatatatatatatatatatatatatatatatatatatatatatatatatatatatatattgaagcataaataaataaataaataaaagtagtcTAGATTGATGTCTAGTTGAACAAATTAAATCAGATTTGTTTGAGATAAATCCAAGGCTATTTATAAAGAGGTGAAGTAGTTCTTGATGTAAAATCTAAGAATAGTATTAGGAGGAACCACcactaaaactaataaaataatggaAACATAATTCATtggggaaaaagtaaaaaaaaaaacttagtctACCAAAAATCAATATTAGTtgataaaatattctaaaatatttttattttctaaattctgaacattttaataaatatttactatgttattaaaattaaaggtCATAGCTAGGTGTATGTAATTTTCTTCAATAGTCAAATTCTTAGTGCTATAATTTCTAAGAGTCAAAATTTGATAGTTTATTCATAGTAATATATACATGCATGTAGATATATAAAGTTAAGttaaagaatattaaaaaaaaaagcaaagagaagagaaaaagaaagctaATGGATTACTCTTGTTTTATGGTCtaagaaattaaataattcttAGCTTTTTTGAAAATaccaataacatataaaaatattatataaatatttttttgtatattttcctaatattttatattttaatattaagaatatttgataaaaaaataaaaattatatttttatattttaaaaaaatataaatatataaaatacaattATCACTTGTCATCATTATTTTTATGCTGATGAAGCAAAGAATAATGCATGGTGAGTTCAAggctaaaaaatttatatatgaataattttaatgtgaaatacaaaaatattttattattttagtgttttacatAGTTGTGGTGGTAGCACAAAACGTTATTGatgttttgtaataaaaaaaattaattataaaaaaataaaatgttattgacattttataataaaaaatattattttaattattaaaatacaaaacGTTACTGatgttttgttaaaaatatattattttaattaaaaaaacacaaaacGTCATTGACGTTTTGTAAATGGCCATAGTTGTGTTTAACACACAGTTTAGTTTATGATAAAGGATTTCACCTCtaataatacaatattaaaaaaaaagttctgAGTTTAACTTTAACACCTCAATTATTTTCACCCACACACTTGCATGCAAATTATTCATACCGTGCATGACAAGGACCCTTCCCGCTTTCAACACGTGTCCATCACGTGTCGGCAGCGAGCATAACGACAACCCACACGTGTCAGTATCAGCAACATCGCATAGTTATAGGATCAAGATCAATAAGCCTCATCCACTCCTATTAAAAACAACAACCCATATTGAAGATAATCAGAGTTAGTTCTTGTTTGTTTCAATTCATAGTTTGTTGTTATTATTGAAAATGGCTCAGTTACTGGATAAAGCGAAGAACTTTGCAGCGGAGAAGATAAGTGACGTGGCGAAGCCTGAGGCGCATGTAACTGACGTGGACTTCAAGCGCGTGAGCAAGGATCACATTGAGTATTTGGCCAAAGTCTCTGTTCAGAACCCTTACTCTGCTTCTATCCCTATTTGTGAGATCAAATACTCTTTCAAAAGTGCTTCAAGgtatttttcattattcttcatctCTTGTTTTTTTCTTAGCTTCATTCTTAACTAATAGATGAATTATCTCTACCAATAGTTGTTAAATGAATATGAATCTATGTATATGCTATATGAATGTAATAGGTTTGTTAAGTATGGATTTTAATTACATGTTAATTGAgaacaactttttttttaattgcatattttttattcagtttaattactctattgatcCTGTAAatacgaaatttttaattagatttttatatatatatttttttaattggtttttgtaccaaatattttttcaattgaaTCCTTTTTGGTAGTGATTAGTTTAATTGTATAGAGaccaacttaaaaaaaattggtataagGACTCggataaaaaaaattgtaggAATTCAATTAAAAAACAATTTGGtacaaaaactcaattaaaaagaaaaaaatttaaagacttaattaaaaattttgtgaaattacagtaccaacaaaataattaaacttttttaccCTAAATTTAAAGagagaacaattttttttttattttaaaagaacttaTTCTCTAAAGAGTTATTCATATATTGaatcaattatgataaaatacatttatatcaaaaataaaaaattaattattatattttaaaatactatatatatatatatatatacaaaaatttatagTGTTTGATTTGATGGTTAATTTTATTCATGcacataatattatttatattaaattcagCTGatgttgcttctttttttttttcctgaaaattgaatttaatttgatATGGTTAAAATTAAAGGGAGATAGCAACAGGGAGAATACCAGACCCAGGATCACTGAAGGGTAAAGACACAACAATGCTGGATGTGCCAGTGAAGGTACCTTACAATGTATTGATGAGCTTAGCCAAGGACATTGGTGCTGATTGGGACATAGATTACCAATTGGACATTGGTCTTGTTATTGATCTTCCAGTCATTGGAAACTTCACTATTCCTCTCTCTCACAATGGGGAGGTCAAGCTTCCATCACTCTCTAGCATGTTCAGCAAAGAAAATTAGTGCAATAAAGTTTATTAATTGTTCAGACAATTAATAGATGCTATTatttgttgcgacaattaatagATGCGACAATTAATAGatgctaaataagataagttttaggttttttttttttatctcattaGCATTATCGtaaatttaaagttttttttttaatttaaattagtgttgTTACACATGTAGATGTGCAATTGTGCATGCATAGTGCGTGCGTATGCTTTTAAGTAGTAGTGCTACTTTGTTCCATACATGTTTGTATCTATGATTGTACGCATATATAGTATATGCTTTGGAATAATTATATTATACAAGGCGTTTTGTAATAGTATTCTCTTCGTAGCTTTTAAGCAGGTTGATCTATTTTGGATGGAACATTATTGTGATTTTCATGGCTGTGTTGGTGTACACTTACAAGAGAAGAGGATGCGTTGAACTAAAAGTTTCAattgaattataaaataatttacacATGACGGAAACAAATAAGCAAAATCAAGAATGATAAAAATAAAGTATGGCTTACTAACAGAAAGGGGATGTAGCTCAGATGGTAGAGCGCTCGCTTAGCATACGAGAGGTACGGGGATCGATACCCCGCATCTCCAACTGctactgtattttttttttgtctagttATATTGTATGCAACaaactatttgaaaaaaatatataaaaaatacatatatttgaATGTGACAATAATCAATTTGTACTCGGTtatggaattaaaaaaaaatctgtttCAAACTTAAAATGACAATACTTCTTGTTAACTCGTCATTCCAATCTTCTAAATTAATCATAATTTGGACTAATGTAGTAGTTTTGATTTTGAAGAGAATATCACTCTGACCCATCATGACTAGAGGTTGAACAAATTTCCAATGTTCGCTGTTCATGGTTTTCTTAGTCGTGTACTCATGCAACTTcttattgtaatttatattttttcttgaaaTAAATCAAGGTTCTAATCCTTTAATTTCCGTCTAAAAGGTGCTCCTTGGGCATGATTTGACTCTTTAAGAttattgaatgaaagaatggTTTCGTTAATTAGGAATGCAAATTTATCAACGCGGTAACAGCCACCTTCTAGAAGTGTATGTGATCCATTAATTTGTTCAGACATAGAATGGAAAATATATAAGCCAAGGTTCTACAGAAATTAATTAGTACATCACCGCTATCTTATTGCATGTCCCTCTCCTAGGCTTGTAGCACAATCtatctaatatatatatttattgtaaatatcgagcaaaaaaaattttaaaatttacaaaaaaaaaaattagttatgcaCCTGTACAATTAAAAGATGACATGAGGAAAAAAAAACTTAGCATTATTACACTAGAAAATAAATAGTcttttttatttagataattgAACAAGATGTATATACAGCCTTTTTTTTTCCAACAATACTATAGAAATTTAAATTCTATAAGGTGAGATAATTTTATCATTTCggccaataaaatttaaaataaaaaggatttgcAAAAGTTCTATTAAATCCAAAGGAAAATAATCTTTTCTTTTCCGGTGTTTAAAATTGTAGATGTATGATGTTGTTACTCTTGCTTTGTATAGTTATTCTACCTTGTGCTACACTTACAAAATAGGTACCAAACTAAGCTACTTATAATTCACCCTAAACCTTGTTGGTAGTGATATTATAAGAAATTCTATTGAATAATCTTATAATTTACATGTAGATAACAGAAACAATTTGTTTCCATATGCAAATGCCCATGTGTAATAATAATACTAGCTAGTACTAGTGCTATTTATTCAAGGCACAAACACAAAGTCTATTGAAGTATTGGCACAAATGACAAAACAACACTATGTAATAATAAGACCGTGTCCAAATAGcgtaaacataaataaaaacagGCAATGTTGTTTACGTgtcttttattaattttctttttaatttaaatagaaaatctttattttattatccGATCCCTTACTAACTTCAAATATATAGTTTCAGTTTTACACTTGAGTAGATGAGCTGACGCAAATGTATtctgaagaaagaaaagaatgtaatattTTTTGTATAGTACGATAAATTTATAgactttaattttgatatactgatGGTATAAAATGTTTTATACAGTTGTATAATtacagttatttttttaaatggtcATCTACGCGATTAAtagaaaaagtaattatttttactaatatggtATTATGTAATTGAATGTATGTGTAAAACGATTTTACACTCACAGTGtatcaaaaattaaattcatatttatatgctaaaataaatatttaaattaaattttatatttaaatttaaagttttactattattaaaaaattggtcaattaaaataataaattgtctTTGTAAATCTAATAAAATGTAGCAAATATATGGTAAAAATTATGTGAATGCATTTAGGTCCAATTTggataaacaatttaattaagcTCTTTTgataaaatagtttaaataataaatgattatattaaaaatagcttataaataagttattttgtatttgaatttttagttctaaaagtacttattttatagaaatatgataaaaagtaTTAGTATTATGAGTTTATAAGCTCCTAAAtagtttcttaaaaaaataatttgattttgaaaattataccaaacattaatactactacatacttttcataaatcataaactcaaaaaaattacttttaaaacttttcaaacaGACCTTAGTTCTAACATTCTTGACTAAATAAAAAAACGTTTCAGTAAAAGTTGATTTAGCAAttttatgcaatttttttcaaaagtacTACAGTCtgtgaaaaaataaatattctcTTTTTAATTACACTTATTTTTAGATAATGAAATATTTAAGATACCGCATTTCTTTTCTTAATGCATCcacattccttctttctttttcattcttcttaaAAAGGTCAAAGAGtataaatcaaatttcaaatcaaattaattaacatGAGTCACATGCTTGTGTGAccaaaaagaaagggaaaataaaCACAACTACTATAAATATTCAAACTAagtaacaaacaaaaataaattcaaatccaACCACCATATCTTCATCAATTTCTCCATTCACTTCTTCCCTTTATCAAAACCTCATCAAATCAACCATGGCAGAAATTGATCAAGTTAGACCCTTAGCCCCATCAAGAGACCAACAAAGTAGTAGTGATGATGAAGAAGCTCTCATCAAAAGCAAACATCTTAGGAGAATCAAATTATGTGGATGTGTAAGTGCAATTTCTTTATTAATATTTGTAATAGTAAGTGTGATTTTATCATTCACAGTTTTTAAGGCCAAAGATCCCATAGTTACAACTAATAATATCACACTCACAAACCTAGACTTTAGTGTAAATTTAAATCCTATGACTCCTAGTGTTAAGGTTAACATGTCTCTTTTAATAGACATGTCTATTAAAAATCCTAATTCTGCATCCTTCAAATTTCGTAATGCAACCACGGCCATAAACTACCGTGGGGTAGCCGTGGCCGAGGTGAAGAATCCGCCGGGGATTGCCAAGGCTAGGCGAACATTTAGGATGAATGTCACGGCGGATGTGTTGGCCGACCGGCTCGCGACTAGACCGGAATTGTTTTCGGATGTTATGTCCGGGCACATTACCTTAAATACCTACACAGAGATTTCAGGACGTGTTaagattttgataattaagaAACATGCTGAGATTAAGATGAATTGCACTGTGAATGTTGATTTTTCAAGTAAGCAAGTTCAGGACATGAATTGCAAACGTAAGGTAAAAATTTAGGCATTATTTGAATTTTCGTTGTAATAATTGTTCTTCAATATATCTTCTCTTTATTTATTCATAGCTGAGtttgtttagagtcttctatttttgCTCTGCTTTTCTAGGCCTAAATTTATGTAATAATAGAAATTAATATAATTCTAGATTAtacattatatatacatattccaGTTATCCAGTTTGTTTTACATAAACATGGTACAAAATAATCTAGTTGTGATTTTCTTCTGTTAATTTTTGCATATGAATTTCATTAATTAGTAAATTGTATCCTCTGCATATGAGCTATAAGGCCTTGTTTGGatatctttatatttttatttcaatatccCATATTTATAAACAATCAAAACCTTAAGTAGCTACTAGAGCAATAAAAGATTAACTTGAATATCAATTTTTATTAGCCAAAACAATTGACCATGAGTGTAAGACTAATAACACATGCATGGTGCATAAGACTATaaccaaaatacaaaaacaaGATATAATAAAGACAAGATGACTCAAAACACAATCTCTAACCAAATCGTTCCTTTGAGACCTATAATTGTTATCAATTTAATCTAAGTTAAAATTTgagtttatttgtttaatttaggaatgagtttagggtttatgttgatCACTTTGTTATTTAATGTTATAATTGTtatcacttttagttagagtTACAATAAATTTATTCACACCTAGTACATCAATTACTTGAATGAATAATGGATTATTATTTCCAACCTCATCATTATctttgttgaaaaaaaaattcctaTTTATTTCCAATATATTCCTTCAATTCAAATTCagtatacacacacacacacacacacacacacacacatatatatatatatatatatatatatatatatatatatatatatatattgtcgtGGACAAATGGTATTCTATAATCTagctataaaattttaaaaaaatgttacataAATATTATGCAGTAGTAAAGTAACTAAAATTAGtggaataataaatattttacgaCAAAATAGTTAAACtttttataaacataaaaaatagttattttatatttaaatttttaattttaaaaatacttattttataaaaatgtgataaaaaataatagtattataagagaagttatttttttaacttctttataaatttttaaatacttttttaaaaaattatgttttaattttgacAATTGCATCAAATATTAATAcgactattttttatattaaaaactaaaaaaaattacttttaaagcttCCAAACAGACCTTATTTATCCTTCTCTCATTAAATGTGaggtaaaaataatttagttaatagTTGGTAGTTGGTCCAATAAAATAAGGGAACTCAGGAAGGGGCTGTGTGATGATGAATGTGACTGTGGCACAAATTGTCAATATCTAAGTATAGAAGCAGCTATAGATATGCATATAAATTTTCTTAATTCACACAGCATTAAATGAGTCAAAGGCAAATCCTACTAATATATAGTCATgaaattatcatttttatgagataaataatcataaatagttttttttatgaCCAGTTATAATTTTCagtttattgaattaaaaaatgaaaaatatatattttttaaatttagaatatatttttcaaTGTATTGATGATTTTTTccatttacttaaaaaaaaaaaaacttagcgGAAAAGATTTAGGATGATTTTAGTTGAAAACTTGTTATCAATAAATATCATAGTTTGGCAGATTTGGAATAACATTACGGTCGGGTCCTGAGGTTATTAGtaaggttatttatttttaagtgTGCTGAACAAGAATGGATAGAGATATTTCACCTAACATCCTTCCAAATCACAATATTCACCATACATAATCTTAATCTCCGATGTCCGATCCCTCTCTCTCGAATACTTTATACCTTCAATTTTGCagatagataaaaatataatattaaaaaaaatactatgttAATCAATTCAACTGACTAATTAGAATACATAGCATATACAACTAACATTTACTGGTCCGTTTAAatagtatataaaattttttattagttcgTTTAAACAAGTATCGAGAGTTTGAATTATGTATTGTGTATAGAGTAATTTATTGATcaacaataaaatttttaaataaaattttgatttacaATAAATCAATCTTTGACCTATTATAccgaagaatatatatatatatatatatatatatatatatatatatatatatatatatgaagtaaAAATGCTTTGTTGTATATATAGCATATATTAGGTATTAGAAGTTGTGTAGATGTATATGAAGTATAAATACTTTGTTGAGTTGTTCTGTTCGCGTGTCGGATACATTTTAGATACGGCACTCATCGACACTCGTTCGACATGTTTAACTgcgtgttttaataaaaaataaaaaaatttctccgGACAcgcctaaataccatcacgtgttagCGTGTTCAGTCTTATTgttaacatatattcttgaaataaatttagatatagtatatattattatttattgaaacaaaaaatattttaaatatttgatataattaaaataaaatattaaaaaaataaaataattaatttatattttaatattaataaaaaatcaaaatatcattacgatttatttaaaaattactttatattttatatgtacgcATGTTCCCGTATCTTAAAAGGTTTTAAAATTTGCGTGTTGGTCCGTGTCGTGTCGTATTTCGTGTCCGTACATCATAGGTAGATATATATTATAGATTAGTTCTTActtgtcttttttatttattggtTAATATACCTATCAtcttataattaatactaaaagaattatcagaatttattatttttggttattagttaatattattatttaaaagtatataataaattatattattaaattattaaactaaaaaaaattagactaaaaaaattaattaatggaTTAGTTATATATAATGAATTCTTACTTCCAAAATTATATgccattaaaaaaatttgataatacATCTAAcagttttatattttcttttatgaGTTACACTACCATTTTGCTCGTTAGACGGCTCTAACCTTAATTACCCAATTGATTTTTTGGATAATTGACTTTatctacaaaaaaatatataccgtATATACCATGCAAGAACAAAATACAGATAAAAGTAAAACAGAGGAGGATGGAGTCATGGAGACACAAATTAAAGGCACAAATTTGAACAAAATACAAACTCTCTTTTTTTACCTATAGTCCATATGACATTTAAGAAAAGTGGGCACCTTCTTAACTTAATAGTCAACTCATTTAACTGTTAGTGACGCATACTATTTGTATTCACattcattatatataaaaaaatattcggtaactaaaataaattagttaaaaataattaaaaattactttatttaatatttattaattattgtttaatATTAAACAAGGTAAATGTGgactttttttgtcttcttagtaaaaaaaaaaaaagaactacaaatttacaaaaaaaaccaCAAACTCTATTATCTTTACTACCTATATATGGTGACGTAAATAtttgagaaataataaaaaataatttaaaataattttatattaattgtaataaatacgtaattatatataaatgttacatgtataaaattataagtaataaattaaataaaacaactttaaatatattatttttcaaacATTGCTAATGTAGTAAATCGGTATTGTTATTATGTATGTGAACACTTAAATTTGACATCAaagaaatcttttgaaaaagaaataataagtGTCTAAATATAGTGTCTGCACATAGTGTCTGCATATAGTGTACATATATACAAATACCTCTCCATAAACAATTTATATCATTAAGAAAAATGGACCATTTCACAATCATTTTTTGGAATTAACTATATTAGTGATGCATATATTATTTGCATTTACTTTTGATCTTATAGATAAGATAAtactaatttttagttattattattattattaaatgagGTATATATATGacatttctataaaatagatCATATGTTtgatctaataataataaaataggataaaatattattttcgtcccaatatttaagtaaaattttaatttcactataatattttttgtttaaggtAACCCTTATTTAAAGCAACATTTAATAAATGTTGTCTTAGAtagaaaaagataatatttttaataagttGTCTTTGAGTATGataaagataacaaaatttttgaCCACCCACTAAAATAGTTGTCTTTAATATCTAAAacaacacttaaaaaatattgtattatacaaaatttaagacaacattttaaa contains:
- the LOC112732931 gene encoding desiccation protectant protein Lea14 homolog, encoding MAQLLDKAKNFAAEKISDVAKPEAHVTDVDFKRVSKDHIEYLAKVSVQNPYSASIPICEIKYSFKSASREIATGRIPDPGSLKGKDTTMLDVPVKVPYNVLMSLAKDIGADWDIDYQLDIGLVIDLPVIGNFTIPLSHNGEVKLPSLSSMFSKEN
- the LOC112762382 gene encoding late embryogenesis abundant protein At1g64065, with amino-acid sequence MAEIDQVRPLAPSRDQQSSSDDEEALIKSKHLRRIKLCGCVSAISLLIFVIVSVILSFTVFKAKDPIVTTNNITLTNLDFSVNLNPMTPSVKVNMSLLIDMSIKNPNSASFKFRNATTAINYRGVAVAEVKNPPGIAKARRTFRMNVTADVLADRLATRPELFSDVMSGHITLNTYTEISGRVKILIIKKHAEIKMNCTVNVDFSSKQVQDMNCKRKVKI